A stretch of DNA from Oryza brachyantha chromosome 4, ObraRS2, whole genome shotgun sequence:
CTAAAAGAAATTGTATTCAGGAGTGGCAATGGCCTGACGTGGAGATCTGAACCACCCTAATGCTTCAGCATATGCCTTCTCCCCTACCTATTTCTATACCAGATATTGTTAATAAATCTGCTAATCTCTTCCAATTTACAAAGATCCCTATAACAAAATATCTCCTATATAAATCCCTAGCACGCAAGCTTTTGAGTGTAGGATGCCCAGGCGCTCTGCAGAACTCAAAAAAGGGTGTAATTTGAGAATAAGTTCATGAGATTGTTTATGGATTCAGGGTAGAACTTCCTCGCAAACAAATAGCACGGTCTCTTCACTCCATTCCATAAGCAAGGTTTCTGGGTAACCACTTTCTGTATAGCATGAAAAGCGCATCAGTGCTTTTTATCCACCACAAAAGGTACGTTGGGTAAAAAACTAGAAATGCATTTCACATAGAGAAAATGGCGACGTATGGAAGGAAAGACCAGAACACAGTGGGCCGGTATTACTCAAAACAAAGTTACAGGaccaattttatttatctggTTGCTTGCTGGCTTTAGTTGTAGAGAACCAGCGGTATAGCACCCTTTTCCTGGAAACTGCTAATATCGCATAGCAAACACATTTACACTAGGTTAACAATGTAACTAACATGACCTCAGCTGCTCAGCAGCGTAATAAATTTTGCAGAGCCATATCCAGAAATAACACCTGTCGATATTTAAAATACACTTAATTCATGTGGATCATAAGTCATACACAAAGTATCAACGAAAAGGTTTGgtagataaaaagtaaaggaAACACTCatgttgagagagagagagagaagaggaggaaccTTGCTATCGCTGGTGATATGGTAGCTCATGTCAATTGACTGTAAAAAGATCACAGAATTAAAGTCAGATTAAGAATAAtgctattatacttatattcaTGATAAACAACAACATGAAGAACATACTGTTATATTCTTCAAAAGCTCGTATGTAACATCATTTGCTCGATAAGCTTTTGGATGCCACTTCCCTTCAGACCAGTCGACATGAGTCACAGACCAATTGGCAATTCCATTTGGATCCATCATCTGGACAACATAAATACAAGTACACAATATCAAAGGCTGCAGTGGATATTAAGGGATGATACAATTTTTCATtcctttcaaataaaaatttcccACAAGTAAAATGAACAGAATTTTCATCATACAAAGGTAATTTGTGTACCGACATGGAATAGTGTTGGCAAATAATGCTCATCAGCATAGCAATTGCGACCATCTTCCATCCCAGGCTGCAAAAGAGAAAGGAACAGATCACCATTCATCAAATATGTTGCAGAACGGCGCCAATACATGTTGAAGCAGACAACACAGGGTCACTAAGTTACTATGGGGAAACAGATCCAATCAATCTGCTTTATCATATTCATAGTACAATATTTCTTAGTCCATAAAAGATAAACACAGATGCACAAAGTGCAACCTCAGGGTATTAGATATTCAATGACACACTACAACATATAACGGCAAACATCAGTCAAATTACGGGGACATAAATACAGAGATTTTGAGGTACATGGTCCTGAAGTTTAACAAAATTGAATGATATAAATCAAGTCTAGTATATAGTGCCTATATTGCCATATTAATTGGCTTATGTGACAATATGACAAAGATATCTTACCTTACAGTAAAGCTTGAATTTAGTATAGTAAAGGTTGTCTGCGATTATCATCAATGCATGCTGCCGCTTGACTGAGAACCACTGAAATATTAAGAACAGTTGTTGAAATTCATTCTTCCATGTGACAAAAACTATTGGCAAAACaacatgaaataaaatataagcacgGACCACCTTTTTTTGGGTGGCCtggaaggggagggggggaGCAAACATCAAAACAGTAACTGTTTTACTCGAGTTGAAAAGGCATTGGATACAAAGATACcccctttgtttcatattgtaagatttccTTGCTatgcctagatttatctattgatcaatgCATATTGTtcatatgtctagattcattagcattcatataaatttagacaatactataaagtcttacattagATATCCAAGGAACTTCCCTAGAAAAGGCATATTTGAGGAACAATTCATAAGAGTttgaagttaaaaaaaactggtgCCTTGAAGAGTCTATTTAAGTAAAAGGATACGATCTAGAATGTGAGAACATCAACTTGACAAATTTAGATTGTAATTGCAAATGAACAATAAATAGCCGTTTCGTAGTTTTTGAATGCGCAAAGGAAATTTTAAGCTTACCTGTGAACCCTTCCTGAAGTCACTCTCTTTAACTTCCGGTAACATGTTTTTCGAATATCTAAAATTTCCATGTGGTCCAGGATCATAAAAGCTGACCAAGGAAATAAATGAGTGTGTAAGCAGTAGAAATCATGACTATAAAGTTACTCGTCACTGACAGCATATATGGAAATGGAATATAACTTTGCTGAAAGCTCAACAATGCCATCCCATGTTTACGTCAGTGTAAGAGTTAACATGTGAATACATAAACTGTAGCTGAAATTAATCCTCAAAATAACTGGATAAAGAAACTGACTTACGAGTCAATAAAACTGATATTTGTTCCTATCAGGTAATCATACATATAATCAAAATTGTGCAAAGGTACACAGCTGTAAACACACAAAAACTgatatcagattttttttttctccatgaaAGATAACAGGATGAATTCAAAACATGACATTTAGACCTGTCAGAGAGCAACACAAAATGCTGATTATCAATGTCTTCTAGTGCATTCGCCAACAATCTCCTCTCTGCATCAACCATGGAAATCTTACCCCATACTACCTGCAACAAGAGATAAAAGCATGGCACCATCACCTATAGCTTCAAATCACTACAATAAGCTGAAAGTAATCTTCACTTTCAGATTGCAAGCTTTTATGATCATGAAAAGCATATGCCAGCCGTAAATGTATAATACCTTTTCACTGTGTATATCCCGACCAATAAATAAGGGACTGCTATGTTCTGGTTTCTCCCTTGAGGCATGAACATATATAGTATATCTTCCCTCGTGACCCTGTGAAAACGACACGAAAGGACATGGTAAACTAACACTAAGCAAAAAGAGGTGGTACAAGAATTAGGATACCCTGTCTGGGCTATAAgtttatacaaaaaaaatgtcagaGAAAGTGACAGTATACATGTTAACAAAATGAATGCAGTTCTACATAAGCTACTAAATTAAGATGAAAAGCCCATTTTCTAAATCTTGCTTATTAGCAGCTGGAAATGATCATGTTCATAATACTAATTACAGCTTCACTGTAGAAAGTTCAATTATCTATTATCCTTCAGTCTTTGATGTAGTACTGAATGCAGTATGCCAGACGCAGAACCCAACCATAGATATAGCAGAAGAGAAGTGACAACGAACCTCAAAAAATTTCTCCCATAATCTTTCAAATGGCAATGTACCAGGAGTTAAGAACATGAAAGCAATTTTTGATCTCCTCGACTTAACAGGAGGTGTTGATAAAATCTGTTTGAAAACAACCTGTGAGGCTCTCTCTTGATCCGTCAATTCCCTGACAGGCTCTGCAGGTAGCCAGTCTCTCATAGGAGATGTGTAATGCTGGGGTGGATAGAGATAAGTCCAGAGTGTTGCAACAGAGACAAAAGCTGCAATAAGTATGCACACATGTTTTTTCCGAGAAGTACGTGCGCGAGGCAGAGGGACAGCCTTCATATCCTTGGCACCTAACTGCCACAGTTGGTGTGCCTTCATCTAAGGAATCTTCACTGTGAAGACCTAACTCCCATTACCCTGAGATTTCAGCAGCTTGCTGCAGGTAATTACCAGAACTAAAATTGAGACAATCACCTCCTGCTCCTATGTGTTCTGCAAAATTATAGTATAGTTGTAAAATTGTCGATGTGTCATTAGCAAATTAACAAGTTACATGAGATATtatattgtcttttttttgtctaatttaatattattcaCCAACAGGAGCTAGTTGCAATTTGGTCCAGAATTGTTGTCGCAGCAGTAAAGTGTATCAGATATTCAGATTACATGAGTTTTGGTATTGCAATAGCTAATAGACAATAGCCTCGTTTATTTGGCCCGCTACAGAATGGTATATGGCATCTGTTAGACGAAATTCACATAAACACcacaaaaacataaaaaatcgaTATTATTTCTGATCCAATTTATGATCAGACATGTAAGGGGATGTAAGGCATGATCGCATGAGCACTAGATCATAATAATAAGCatgaacaaaaacaattagCCATGACGAATGTATCACCTAaacagcaaacaaaaaaatcgaTCTTTCCGATCCAACACGGAAGGCATGAGCACTGCTACTAGATCATAACAAGAAGCATATCAAAACATCCATGGGGACTAGGGAGGACCTGACGCAGAACCCCAATTGCGGAAAACAGACTGCTATTATTGCAGCACCACGCACGAATCGAATAGGGTTTATTGGAAGGGGggaagaaaaatatcaatctcAAACCAAGTCGAGATGGATACCATAATACACGCCACGCACCACACACAAACCAAGAAGAATGGATGGATACCTTAGGTCCGATTCGATTCGAGCGGAGCTGgatgccggccggccggccgcgacGCCCCTGCTCCAAAACCTGCTCGCCCGCCGTCGAGGCAGAAaggcggggaggggagggtcAGGTGACAGGAAGGAATTCGAACAGGATATGCGGTAGATGGGTGAGGCTCGTCGCCGGGAGGGAGGCAGAAGGCCAGGTGGAGGCAACGCGCAGGATTCGATGGgaactccaaaaaaaaagagaggatcAAACACCACCGGGGGCCGAACCGAATCGAATCAAACCGAAAAGGGCGAatcgctcgcccgctcgcgcgcGCTCCTCGGTGAATCCGCGCGAGATCaaagccgccgcggcggcggcggcgccaattcgctcctcctcgccttGAAGCTGAAATGGAGGGAGGAGTCGGAAACCGATCGCGGCAGCCGCTGCGAATCCGTGGGGGGTTTATATCGATTCGCGGCCAACGCGGCAACGCCACCCTGCGACCGAGACGACGAGTAAACAGACGGGggagtaaaagaaaaataaaaaaccgcCTCCGGTATTTTACAATGAGCTAGATAATAGAAATAGAAAGATGACCCATGattaggaaaagaaaaaaataagcaaaTGACCTTCCAACTAACAATATAAGTGTTCCTCTAATATCATGTCACGTATCCCTAcccaaaaaatccaaaaaatccaTGTTTGTCTGTCAACCGACCTTTGCTTTTTCACCAAATTAATCACtcgtatttttatttattcttaagtttataaatcctaaattttaaaacttaaatttattaaatttagagctgattGTTAGAATTcatgatagtttattttcgAAGCTTTTACATGGttgaacacatataaaatttttattgataaactatttttaattattaataaattattctattgatttcatttttaaaaaaatggtcaaTTAGAACTGCACTCGATGACTTGACCCCGTCGTCATTGCAGCCATTTCTATACGTAGATATTGGTACCCTGTGTGTGAGGCCGGCTCTTGGATTGATCGATTCTAATGGTATCGTCAACTTGGAACAAACCAAAAGCATATTACCCCGCtctttgatattttatttatctcacAACATTTTATCTTTAGAgtaatttgatatattaaaGTGAAGAACAATAAGTTATTTCTTACTTTTTACCTCAcccaatttaaatatataaaatgtatttatCTTACTGGAATAAATATTAGATCAGTGATTACTTTACTAATATATCATCggtataatataaaaatatccttAAGAAAGTTAAGatgatataatattaaaatatccTTAAGAAAGTTATTTTCAATACAAAGTTGATAATCTATCCTCATATTAcaagttattttaaataaaaaatatttcgacatatatgttataaaattagtttaatcgaattaattaatattaaatatatctttatattatattctttTCTAAGAATATTCCAAAGTTCTATAAAGTATAAAGTATAGACTTAGGTGAACTTGGAGAGGCTTAATTTAGGACAGACTCAAGTACCTCATAATATGTGACAGAaaatagtattaattttaggtcataaaaatttttattgattaAAAAGACCAATaataaattgtatattttaatacaaataattttttatactaccCCGTCCTATATTAaagtcattttttatttttatataatggtttaacttttcgtcttattaataattttatttttttattgttaatagatggtaaaaacatgaataaaacattatttttatgtataactttatttttcaatttctgtataataactttatttttcaatttctgtataataactttattttcatGCGTGatgcaaatttttcaaataaaatgaatggtcataGCGTTGAatatagaaattgaaaaataaagttattatgggatgaaggtattaaaaaataaaattattatacagaaattaaaaaataaagttattatgggatggaggtattgaaaaataaagttattattggATGGAGTTagtttttaggatggaggacAGATCAAAGTCCAGATCCACGTACATATCGTGTCAAACTGTGAAAACATATCAATACTTTAACAGTATGTCCAACAtgtacataatatatatacaggaATCATACGTGCGTTTTAGCCCGCATATCTAGTTTCCATAATATGATTTCACAAAATGCACGGTCGCTGGTGCCTGAACTTGTGAGCCGcactaacaataataataataattaacccTCCTAGCTGTCTGCTCTCCGCGTGCGCCTGCGGTTGGAGGACGCTTtcgtgctgccgctgctgccgccgccctgTGCCGCCACAGCTCTCCTCCTGCAGAAAAGCAGCAGCAATTAGCCAAACCGGCAACCAGTTTAGTGGTAATTTACTACACTGATTGCCGCTCCGGAGTGCGAAGTTTCAGTTAATAGGAAGGCGTTGGCTTTCGAGAGGTATCACCACATAGCAGCAGAGAGCATCTTGTAGGTGTAGAACATCGGTAGCGCAACCAAAGCCGATGCCTGCAGAGTGCAACGCAGCACACAAAACGGTAAGCTCTGGGAGAGCCTGgcaagcattttttttttgagtaatttcacaaaaccacGTGTATTATGGTCCAAAATGTATAAAACTGAAGAGATTTCGGTGTATGTCATGTAACCTGGTTATGGTGGTGCAAGAGTTTCTCCTGGTActatagtaaaataaaaataatcttatctGGTTATAACTTGTATATAATGTGTCTAACcgatataattttatatgtaattttgtaaCTCGTAACCGATAAAAAGAACATGGGTTTATATCTCTATGACCATAATACCTAGTGATTATAATATTtgtggttttgtgaaatttacttttcTTTCAATAATGTGTGGAAGAGCTGCGCATCGTGGCAAAATGATTtagggagggaggagatttTAAGAATTTTACCGTGAACCATGCCAGTTTATCAGCTGAATCAGGTTTCAGTAACCCGTTATCGTTGACGAAGTGCTTAATTCCTTTCTGAACCTGTGTAGCATAAGTGATAAGTCCCCAAGTTATACTGTACTGTGAGCGAAGGACTTGAGAGACGATTACTTGTGGAGGAGGCTTTTACCTGACGATGGCTTAGACTCGCTGACATAAAAACCCTTCTCCAAGCAGATACGGCAGGCCTCGTGTAAGGTTCCAGGACGGCACCTGCTCTCGTAATATGCGGTTCAGATGCTGCAACAATCTGGGTGATGTATGGCGTGGACAGCTTCTTGGATTcctaaaaagaataaaatcatTCAGATGCAGAGTGATTTGAGTGAGACATCGGCAGGTTAAACCATAGACTGAGATGAAAAGGCTGCTTTGTGTGTGCGTCCCTACCTGCCAATAGTGATCTGCAAAGTCCTGTACCTTGGCCATCGAAGGATGGATGGTGTCTCTGCAAACTTTGTAGAGTTTGGTGCTCCTGGTAGCTATTGCCGATGCATATGCATCGGCGCTGTTTTTCAGAGAGTTGAGATGTGCTTTGGCAGTAGGAACCAGTTTCTTCAGcattagaaaaacaaatgcGACTTAGAATGGTTCAAAAGTGAATTTATGTGCATCAGTTCAACGAAGCATATGGATTTTCCCTATGATTTGATTACCGACTATGCTCACTGAAAAATAAGGgtatcaaatgtttaaaatttttaatttcatcaatcaaatccggTCACTTCATAATTTCATACAAatcaaaaatctcatacacGCCCTTCCCTCAACCCCTGCATGCATTGCGCGtgtgtttgacagaaaaacaaaaaaaatcaaacgtttgatcaatagcaaattAACGTGTCACGCATGGCaataaaaaaagttgtttgCAGACCATCAATATATAGCATGCGCATTTTTTAACAAGTGTATATAGTCTGTACATCTCTACTGTTAGATATGTAGAAGAGGATCCAGAAACCTACATTCTGTGCTGTTTTCATGTGCGGCTGCACTAATCTGTGAACATGTGCAAGGTTCTCAGAAACCTGTCCGGTTGAAACAAAAGTCAATAATTACATTTAGAAGCGTTTGATAGAtaactatttattattaataaaatgaaacaaaCCTTCAGCAACAGAACATCAAGCACAGACTTCCCGCGGAGCTGCCATTTGTCAGATAACTCCTGCAAGTGCTCAAAATAAACCCAACTTGAATTTGAAAAGTACATAAATTTCTTTCACATTTTCATCGGATCCATGTATATCTGATAAGAGAAAAAACGCACCATAACCCAATGTGGAAGCCACATGCCATGAACCTGAGAGCAAATTCTAGTGCTTCAGTATCTTCGCCAAAGATATACTAAAgggtatttttttatcaggGTACATGAAATAAATGACTAAAAGAATTGCATACCTTTGTCAACTCTTCGCCCTTCAACTTTGCTTCTCTCTCCATTTCAACAAGTCTATCCTGAGCAAATCACACAAAACACAATAAGCACATTAGATATTGTTAGggttattttcatttgttttccttCTGTACCAACCTTAGCTTGCTGAAGACTATGGTTAAGCTCCTCAATTTTCTGCTTCTGCTCCAGATTTACCTTTTCAGCCTGGATCATACGAAATACGCTACAAACTTGTGAATAGCTGAACGCTACATTATATATCCCAAATATGTACGCAGTACTTACACTGTCCAACTTCCCAGTAAGTTCAATCAAACTTTTCTTCGCTTCACTGGCATGGGCTTCTAATGATTCCCCTTTCTTAACTTGGTCTTCTAAATCTCTACCCAGCCTCACAATCTAATCACATTTTGTGCCAgttttgttaatatttttgtcTGACTTATTTAGTATCATCTCTTTAAAATCTTGATTCTCTTACCTGTTTCTCAAGCATCTCATTGTGAGCGTTTGCCTTAAGCACGGATTCATCATCGATGACATTAGGCACCTGATTCAACGgcataaaaaagaaagtcaTTATAATATAGATAGGAAGGTGTTTTTACAAAAAGGATTAGTTAGTACTTAGTACTAAATTGGAGTTTATATACATGATAATGACAACTGAGACAGTTTTTCCGCTTTAATTAGTCACTGATAATTGACCGTCCTGTTCAAAATATGGTCAAGTAAGTAATGTTGGCGAAAGGGTCTATAGCTTAGTAGTTATgtgttctcaaaaaaaaaaagtaagcaatGTTGTACAGCAGAGTCGACCTAACAATTTATAAACTGGCGAGTTATTTAAACTAGCAACCAGGTAAGTCATTATTGGTTAGTTAATTATGCTAGTTtaccaaaccaaaaaaaattaacatagcACACGGAGTTAAACTCCAAGAGGGCAATTCACACggtaaagaaacaaaaatcacCTGCAGAACTTCCAGCTCGCTGACCAATGCTGCAATCTGTGCCGACTTCTCCCTGACAACATTCTCCAGATGCAAGgtctcctccttcctcgcaTTGATCTCATCCTCTAAACCCAAAGAACAGTAATTCTTTCACCCAGTAAACAACAATGAATCAGGCAAGTTTCCACTACAGGGTGTTAATCTGATTAATGGAACAACAGATAACCGATAATATGATCctaaccaaccaaccaaccaaatacTACCTAGCAGGTTAGCAGTTAATCATGTCGTCCTATAATGAGTTAAACTTTTTGAAAGCTTCTAATTTAGGATATCAAAGCAACAAAACCATGGTTATCAATCATACAGAAACAGTGAATGTCTTCCGCAATATTCGACGCTAACTTGAGAGTGCAAATTCCTATcaagaaaaagacaaaaatgATAGGAGCGGCCGTCCTATGTAACAACGCAAACTgacaaattttcaaaactaaaGAAACACCATGACCAAAAAATGCTCATGCTAGTATATAAACAAGAAGAAGATCAGACTCACCTAATGACGCAACTTTGGATCTAAGCATCTGAAGTTCTTGTCCctgctccggcgacgacggagaaGCGGAGGCCACATCGCACCGGGCCCGAACGAAGCacaagaagagaagaaagatgATGGCCGCGACCAGAGCCCTGCCGTTCGCCATggcccgctcgccgccggccggtcgGCTTGCTCAAGCCCGGCGCCGCTCCTCTCCTACGAAACAGATCCTCGTATGATTGTCGAATTTATAGTTGCACTCGAGGAAATCTCCCGTTTTTTTGTACGCATGCAGGTGCCCTCGGTCTGTCGATCAGAAGTTCTTGCTGCGTTCAACACGAGACGTTGTGTTTCCATTGACAGGTTGAATTCGAGGCTGTTGGGATCCaacgaatttttttagttagttgtcacatcgaatgtttgatgttaattaaaagtattaaatatagatcgataataaaattaattgtataaataaaagctatttcaccagacaaaatttttaagcctaattaatctatgattagcaaatgtttactgtagcatcacattcgctaa
This window harbors:
- the LOC102717240 gene encoding glycosyltransferase BC10-like isoform X1, producing the protein MKAHQLWQLGAKDMKAVPLPRARTSRKKHVCILIAAFVSVATLWTYLYPPQHYTSPMRDWLPAEPVRELTDQERASQVVFKQILSTPPVKSRRSKIAFMFLTPGTLPFERLWEKFFEGHEGRYTIYVHASREKPEHSSPLFIGRDIHSEKVVWGKISMVDAERRLLANALEDIDNQHFVLLSDSCVPLHNFDYMYDYLIGTNISFIDSFYDPGPHGNFRYSKNMLPEVKESDFRKGSQWFSVKRQHALMIIADNLYYTKFKLYCKPGMEDGRNCYADEHYLPTLFHMMDPNGIANWSVTHVDWSEGKWHPKAYRANDVTYELLKNITSIDMSYHITSDSKKVVTQKPCLWNGVKRPCYLFARKFYPESINNLMNLFSNYTLF
- the LOC102717240 gene encoding glycosyltransferase BC10-like isoform X2, which produces MKAHQLWQLGAKDMKAVPLPRARTSRKKHVCILIAAFVSVATLWTYLYPPQHYTSPMRDWLPAEPVRELTDQERASQVVFKQILSTPPVKSRRSKIAFMFLTPGTLPFERLWEKFFEGHEGRYTIYVHASREKPEHSSPLFIGRDIHSEKVVWGKISMVDAERRLLANALEDIDNQHFVLLSDSCVPLHNFDYMYDYLIGTNISFIDSFYDPGPHGNFRYSKNMLPEVKESDFRKGSQWFSVKRQHALMIIADNLYYTKFKLYCKPGMEDGRNCYADEHYLPTLFHMMDPNGIANWSVTHVDWSEGKWHPKAYRANDVTYELLKNITSIDMSYHITSDSKVLFLDMALQNLLRC
- the LOC102708894 gene encoding kinesin-like protein KIF7 isoform X2; protein product: MANGRALVAAIIFLLFLCFVRARCDVASASPSSPEQGQELQMLRSKVASLEDEINARKEETLHLENVVREKSAQIAALVSELEVLQVPNVIDDESVLKANAHNEMLEKQIVRLGRDLEDQVKKGESLEAHASEAKKSLIELTGKLDSAEKVNLEQKQKIEELNHSLQQAKDRLVEMEREAKLKGEELTKVHGMWLPHWVMELSDKWQLRGKSVLDVLLLKVSENLAHVHRLVQPHMKTAQNKLVPTAKAHLNSLKNSADAYASAIATRSTKLYKVCRDTIHPSMAKVQDFADHYWQESKKLSTPYITQIVAASEPHITRAGAVLEPYTRPAVSAWRRVFMSASLSHRQVQKGIKHFVNDNGLLKPDSADKLAWFTASALVALPMFYTYKMLSAAMRRAVAAQGGGSSGSTKASSNRRRTRRADS
- the LOC102708894 gene encoding kinesin-like protein KIF7 isoform X1; amino-acid sequence: MANGRALVAAIIFLLFLCFVRARCDVASASPSSPEQGQELQMLRSKVASLEDEINARKEETLHLENVVREKSAQIAALVSELEVLQVPNVIDDESVLKANAHNEMLEKQIVRLGRDLEDQVKKGESLEAHASEAKKSLIELTGKLDSAEKVNLEQKQKIEELNHSLQQAKDRLVEMEREAKLKGEELTKVHGMWLPHWVMELSDKWQLRGKSVLDVLLLKVSENLAHVHRLVQPHMKTAQNKLVPTAKAHLNSLKNSADAYASAIATRSTKLYKVCRDTIHPSMAKVQDFADHYWQESKKLSTPYITQIVAASEPHITRAGAVLEPYTRPAVSAWRRVFMSASLSHRQVQKGIKHFVNDNGLLKPDSADKLAWFTASALVALPMFYTYKMLSAAMWRRAVAAQGGGSSGSTKASSNRRRTRRADS